In a single window of the Salvelinus namaycush isolate Seneca chromosome 6, SaNama_1.0, whole genome shotgun sequence genome:
- the LOC120049785 gene encoding ER membrane protein complex subunit 4, with the protein MASPGGQGGGAVSTRGAGARRMKWALELSLGNARGRGDRQSNQGDVMYPIGYSDKPVPDTSIQETDKNLVEKRCWDVALGPLKQIPMNLFIMYMSGNTISIFPIMMVCMMAWRPIQALMSMSATFKLLENSNQQWLQGLVYSVGNLLGSALAIYKCQSMGLLPTHSSDWLAFIEPPQRMEIMGGGMVL; encoded by the exons ATGGCGTCTccagggggacagggaggaggggCAGTGTCTACAAGAGGAGCAGGAGCTAGGAGGATGAAATGGGCTCTGGAGTTGAGCTTGGGCAATGCTAG GGGTCGTGGAGACAGACAGAGTAACCAGGGAGATGTGATGTACCCCATTGGATACTCAGACAAACCAGTCCCAGACACCAGCATTCAGGAAACAGACAAAAACCTGGTGGAAAAG CGTTGTTGGGACGTGGCCCTGGGCCCTCTGAAGCAGATTCCCATGAACCTGTTCATCATGTACATGTCTGGGAACACCATCTCAATCTTCCCTATCATGATGGTCTGTATGATGGCCTGGAGGCCCATCCAGGCTCTCATGTCCATGTCTGCCA CATTCAAGCTGTTGGAGAACTCTAACCAGCAGTGGCTCCAGGGGCTGGTCTATTCTGTAGGGAACCTGTTGGGCTCGGCATTGGCTATCTACAAGTGTCAGTCAATGGGTCTTCTCCCAACTCACTCTTCTGATTGGCTCGCTTTCATAGAACCGCCTCAG AGGATGGAGATCATGGGTGGAGGGATGGTATTGTGA